The Hordeum vulgare subsp. vulgare chromosome 7H, MorexV3_pseudomolecules_assembly, whole genome shotgun sequence DNA window AACGAAGTAAAGCAATGCTTGGTAAATTTGAAATCCATGGACGCTTCATCATTAACAAGAGGATCCGTGCCGGGTCGGTGCTTACTAGGGTTGAGGCCGATGAGCGCGGCGGCGCCGGAGAAGTCGCAGGCGGCGGGGCTGGCGGCGCCGCCGGATCGGAGGAAGTAGTCGTTGAAGGCGTAGGAGGCGTGCGCCAGGAGGTCGGGCGGCTGGTAGCAGGCGCCGCCCTGCTGGATGGCGCGGCAGTCGGCGCCGCCGTTGGGGCCGCAGGCCCAGTCGATGGCCGACTGCAGCGCGCCATCCTCGGCGTTGTTCTTCGCCACGCACCACAGCTGCCCGCCGCCGCTCACCCCGACCGCCCCCGCGGCGCCGCCGACGGCCGCGTGGGCAGCGAAGAGGAggagggcgaggtggagggagggaggCGAGGCT harbors:
- the LOC123412218 gene encoding PLASMODESMATA CALLOSE-BINDING PROTEIN 5-like isoform X2; this translates as MAGASPPSLHLALLLFAAHAAVGGAAGAVGVSGGGQLWCVAKNNAEDGALQSAIDWACGPNGGADCRAIQQGGACYQPPDLLAHASYAFNDYFLRSGGAASPAACDFSGAAALIGLNPSHGNCVFPSRN
- the LOC123412218 gene encoding PLASMODESMATA CALLOSE-BINDING PROTEIN 5-like isoform X1, coding for MAGASPPSLHLALLLFAAHAAVGGAAGAVGVSGGGQLWCVAKNNAEDGALQSAIDWACGPNGGADCRAIQQGGACYQPPDLLAHASYAFNDYFLRSGGAASPAACDFSGAAALIGLNPSHGNCVFPSSSSPRNGSFTGITTYGRTGADLSQSSSWQLNTWSFILCMSLSITIFVASRF